Within the Salvia hispanica cultivar TCC Black 2014 chromosome 4, UniMelb_Shisp_WGS_1.0, whole genome shotgun sequence genome, the region CATCACCACCCAACGTCATAAAGCCTTTATCTTCATTCAGAAAATTGTAACAGGAATAACCAGATCCTGGGAGAGACCTACAGcatcaatcaataaaattagcaACAAAGATCCAAGTTTTACGGCTAACATCTGAAAATGATTAGCAATAACAAATGGAATtactttcaatttatttttttcacactCCCCAATTGTTAGACAAGGGGCTAcaagttaaaaataaataactctGGTATCAACCAGAAGGAAAATGAACATATTATTTGAtgtaaatatgatttttactaattttattcctcgtgaataaatatttgatcatACCAGCTTGCTCCTCTGTGGGGGAAGCAAGAGAGTATAGCTTCACATTTTGCCTCACCTAAAAAAAGCCCATGCTACAAGACTACCACTGATAAATAAAGATCACccattattctaattttacttCCCACTAGAGCATAAGTAGTGAACatcaggaaaaaaaaaaatatccagTATTTCTCTAAGATTCTACCGATTGTCACATAGAAGAACAAGCACAAGCAGACAGTAACATGAAACATAAAACATACGACTAGGTAATTAGTAAACATAAAAAAGAGCAACTGTACCTATTTCCCGATCCGGGAAAGGCCacacttttacttttacagGACAGCAAAAGAAGGGAAATGCACCCTCCTGAATTAGTCAAATGGTAGAAGGGACCTCGCAAACATCCAACGATGTCTAGCACAAATAAGGGGTTAGCTGGGCTTTGGATCCCATTTGAgcatatgaatataaaatcataGCAAGAAGCACTCAAAAGAACTTAGACtatcataaattaatgtaaCTGCTATAAAAACAATTTCACTAAGTTGCACATGTGCGTTCCGGGTTCCCTTTTCCCAACGACAGAGGATCTCATCATCACGAGCTATCACCAAATCATGACCACGAAATGCTGCATCAAATTTCATAGCAAGCAAAAAAAACTtagaaaccaaaaaaaaagtttcaaaattcaaaatttttgagGTGAATGCAAATggagaaaatgaaagaaaaaaaaaagggagaaCAGCAGCGAAATGGTAAAAACAACtgaatattgattataaccTAAGAACTACGGATGAAATCAACAATGCCGtaactttttgtttttcatggcaaacaagagaaatgaaaaaaaaaaaattaaactacttattcaagaaaaaggaaaatttgcGAGAAGGGGTCcctttttaaatgaaaaagacAGAGAAGAAACATCGCTGGGGGCGAAGGCACGCAATTCCTTCAGAAATCGGAAAGCCATCTCCAAATCCAGGGAAAAAGGGCCTCTATAAgctataaatattatttcagctgcaacaaaaaaataggGTTACATTCAcgatttatttctcaaattgaAACTAAACTCAAAAGGGTGAGGGAAATAGATTGGAAATGACCGATCCAACAAGCACATTTACTAATTAAACTTATGTTTCTGGGGAAAAGCAAGTACGAAGATTTACCCATAAAACACAATTTAAAAGGAACCCATAAACCCTTCTTTCTGGGGTTTGACGAGGCGGGCCGGGCCGACAACTACGAGGGCCGGGCTATAATCTTAAGGGGTTTTAAGTTAGTTACTATATtcatccaaaaatattaaaaattgtaaaagtaTAGTAtcaatggagtactatttaatagtactagtatctAACAATtcatgtattaaaaaaaaaatcgcaTTATATATAGTTTAGAACTTAGAAATATGATTCAATTGGGTATTAATAATTcaagcaaaaaaaaagtagtagtacaaCCTTCATGCAATGgaggaaaaaaatttaataaaaaagtaataagcaaaataaaaacagagaAAGTAAAAAGATATTGTGAATTGAAAACGAGACTTAGCTcattaaataaacatttatcaaaaataagtaaatgattattatactttatattgaaaacccaaaaaaattaaaaaaaaggaaattattcGTTGTGAAGCGGAAACAATGCAAAGGGAATATCTTTGGTCAATACTAATCGCCccaaaaggggaaaaaaaaggtAGAACAAGGAAAAGGCAATACTAAGACATACATGAACCCTTGCAAATGTGTGGAGAAGGGGAAAAAATCTCAAGACAATTTGATTAGACATGGAGTTTTAAAGTTGTTTGGGTTTTTATGTGCACAAATCAAGGTATATGTTACTTTTCTCATAATATCACGACaaccaaaatatatcatacCCTTAGAACTATACTCCATTGCATTGAGTTGAacctaaaaaatatacttactattaatatacaaatagaagatcatataaatttttgaaatactcTTTTAGTTTTCCCAATTAATAAGTCTTGGGTCTTCTAATAATAagtttcctttttattttttagaccaccccataaaattaaaccatttttattttttttaaaaaaataaacatcattatccattaataatatttaaattatagagtttttttttctatctctattcttttttcatcaattttatattttaaaacttatactCATTCAAAAAACCCCTTTTTTAACGATTTTGCAATAAAccttaacttttttaaatcttaaCTCCCCACGATGGTGTGATATAGCTTAGTGGATATTAATAACATGAatgactaaaaaagaaagtccAACTTGTTGGCAAAAATGCTGTAGCTAGACTGGCCTATTTCATTAATTCAATCCCGATCACCGAAATAAATCATTGTCACCGTATATACCCATACAAAAATTATGTACCCAAAGTCCCAAACTGAcaatgaaagaaaattaaaaaaactgtATGCTACTATCATTTAACACTACAGgtgtataaattataatatactagCATATACGCACAAATTCAAATGGACTTGATGATAAGTTTGGGCCCGCTACCTACAGGCCTATGTAATAACTTTATTGTCTATTGGGCTAACTTGctaaagttatttttaaaaaatttcatttaaatatttcccaaaaaattttttaaatgtagtgtaaatttaaaaagaaaaaaattcatagtGTTAATAATCTAAAACATCTTAAAAATACTTTCAAATGAACTTTAGGAAACATAGCTCCTACCAAAAAATTTTTCTGCCCAAAACCCAATTGCAttccataaatagaaatactacaaaaataatataataaatcaaaaaaaagttggggtttaatattttttccccTCATATTACTATGCATCCCTTTTTTGCTTCAATCTTCTACGCCGGGGGCCGGCGTCACCCTCCCGGGGCCCGGGCCCCTTTTTCCCATAATGGAAACATCCACCAACTCGGCCCGAAACCCCACCAATCCCTCACCAACCTCTCCAAAATCCACGGCCCCTTTTATGCACCTCAAGGGTCGGCACCATCCACGCCGTCATCATCTCCTCCCCGGAACTCGCCCCGAAACCCCAGCCCGACCAATCCTTCCCGGGGGGAAAAAGGACCGCCGCCCCCAGAGCCCTCGGCCACCACCTCTCCTCCCTCGCCTGCCTCCCCGCCGGCAGCCAGTGGCGCCTTTCCCCCGCCGACTTTTGCCGGGGGGGAGATGTTCTCGCCGCCGCGCCTCGACCCGGCCCGGGAGCTGCGGCGGCGAAATCTGCGAAGCTGATCGGCTACGTCGGAGAATGCTGCGATGATCGGGAAATCGGTGGATGTGAACGAGGCTGCGTTTGTGACGTCGCTTAATTTGATACCCAACACGCTTTTCTCGGGGTTTTTGGGGATTAGGGGAGGGGTCGTTGAAGGGGATTGTCCATGGATTGATGGGGTTTTGGGGAGTTTTAATGGGCGGATTATTTTCCGATCGTCGGAGTGTTTGATCCGCGGGGGATTGAGGGATGCGGGGATGTTATGGGGAGATTGATGGGGTTTTTTGAGGGAACATTGATGGGGGGAAAGGGACGCCGGAGAAAAAGGATGATTTGTGGAAGCGCTGTTGGCCAAAAAAAGGGGGGACTGTCGCGCGACAATTAAAGCTTTTGCTTCTGGTGAGTCAAATTGTCGACCATTTGgtgtgtttttaaatttttatttaaaaaatgaaaaataatataatcttaaatttttgaattctcTCGTTTTGACagccaaaatattaaatctcaacatttcaatttatctcaattacataaaataaagttgtttaatttgaaaatagaaatgaaagaaatataaaataagataaatactTATTTAATCAATCATGACGAGCATACGTTATACACAAATGAAACAATTATGAAAAGAGTTAGCAAAAACGGCTCCTCACATACGTTGCTTTTACCAATTTGTCccaacattatcttttttattgtcCTAACAAATTAACTCGACCAATCGGTCCAACTTGACGGAACCATCAATAATAGACGGTAACCCTCCCCGCTCAACCCGCCTCAGACCTACGCTCAAACCCGCCGCAACCCATGCCGCCTCAAAACCCTCCCGTAATTGCCGTCTATTATTGAGAGCTTGTCTGCACCGCATTACGTCGACGGCGCAGTAATGCTTGTGCTCGCTATCGACGATTTGGTGCGGCTGCGAAACCGCCGCCAGGATTAAGCCGGACCGAATGCTCCGCGGGCGTCATGGCCGGCGATCTGTCGAAGAAAATTGGGCGTTGGGGTTTTTATGGAAACTATTGCAGCTAGCGTTGATAAAAAGATGGAGGGTTGGTTGGGGAGGAGAAATTAAGGAAATTAAATTGGATTTATCCGCTATCGACGATTTGGTGAGAGATCCGATCCAGATACGGATCCACATCGGAGAACAACGACATGTACTCCGCTTACCGGATTCCTCAATTTTGCTATTCGGTCGGACAGAGCCACGACGTGCTCGGCCTCCTCCTCGGAGCTGGCGCAGCCGGCGTCGGCGCGTAGAAGGGGAGACGGGAGGCGGTCGTGGGGCGGGCAGCGGGTTGGTGGGGTGGATGTCGGCGGCGCTGCGACCTTGCGGTGAAGGAGGCAGGGGCTCGCCGCGACCTCGCAGATCCGACGCGGCCGTGGCGCGAAGCCAGCCTCGTTGCCGCGTAGACGCTCGGCGTCGCACGCGCGCAGAGGAAGGCGGAGTCAGGGCGTAGACGGCGGCGGAAGCCGACTTGCACGAGTCGTAGAGCTTCGCTTATCATTACCGTCTATTCTTGACGTTCCATCAAATGGACCGATTCGGATTAGAGTTAATTTGTGAGgatcaaataatcaaaaagatcATGTTcgggaccaaattgataaaacaaccatatgttagggaccatTTTTAGCCTTAACtcttatgaaaaattaaatttcatgatttaatattatgttttaaaactttactatactataaaaaatttaactaaattacatatttgtaACTCGAGTATGTCAATTTGGATGATTAATTATAACCCATGAATCAAAATTTGGATAGGATCTATTCGTAGAGGACGACACGACATCGGGCACGGAGAGTGGATAATGACCGAGCTAATACGCAATCCAAGCATACTTCGAAGGCAAAGTCGAGCTCAAACCATCCTCGGacaaaacaaagcactactcGAAGAACTCGACATCTCCAAGCTCCCATATCTACAAGCCGTCAAGGAGACCTTCGCTACACATCCTCCCGGCCCCTTCATTTCGCGGCAAAAGGATGGGGATGAGGGCGAGATAGGAGGCCATGTGGTGCCCAGAACGCGTTGTTTTGGTCAATATATGGGCCATGGCGAGGATTCGAGAATATGGGGAACCCCGATGCGTTCGAGCCCGAGAGATTCTTGAATGAGAATATTGTTATGGATGTGAAGGGACAAGATTTCGATGATTCCGTTTGGGGCAGGCAGAGAATTTGCCATGGAGCGTTGGCGATAGAATGGTGCATGTGATGGTGGGGCTTTGGTTCACAACTTTGATTGGAAAGTTGAAAATGATGGGATAAATGGTGAAGAATTGGATGTGAGTGAGAAATTTGGTCTTTCATTGCAAAGGCTGTGCCTCTCAAGGCTATGCCTATCAAACTATATGACAGGGGTAGTAATTTGCTCAAATGAATTATGATGTCAAAGTTCTAAATAGTTTGACTCGGAGGGTGTAGGATGGATGATTAGTGTTATAGAAACTGAACTAGCGGTTAGACCGTAAATTAATGTGTTGTTACATTACCGTATGATTTGAACATAAAAAACTTTTGGAGTAATTAGATTAGTCTTAGCATTGCCGATTCATTTATTAGTAAGATTTTTAAAAGACAGGACGATGTAAATGAGTGCACATGCGGTTAAGATTTagtaattagtagtataactAATTTAGTGTCttaatttactttaatttgGTAATTATAAACTAGCACTTGTTTCCTAAACAATCTTTTCTATTTAGTAAgcaaaagaataaattaaaaaaaaatcttttctaTTTAGTTACCATTTAAGTACACTtgttagaaaaggaaaagatattAATTTGGAGGACAAAAACACATTAGCTTCGGTGCCTAAGAAATATCTTAGCTTGGTGCCCAAGAATACTTGGAGCACAAATTCCACCATATTTACTTGTTTGTAATCTCTATTTAAAGGGTGCTTTATACAATGAAATGATCATCCTATTCTACACAATTGTTTTAACCCTCTTCCTTTCCTGATGTTTTACACTATTTAACATGGTACCGAGCCAGGACCCTgagaaaaatttcatcaatttgtCCCACCTAACTTTCTTGACCTTAAGCGAATCTGAGAAAATCATTCAAAACAAACCATGTCGGAACGAAAAAATCCATCCCGAGTCGGATGAAATTCTTTAAACCCAAATTGCAGAAATCATGAGCAAAAGTCTTGCCATGATGATACCATACGGCTTACCAAACTAGAGAACCTGAGAAAATCCACCCCGAGAAGAAAAACCCATTGTGTACAAAATCGATACACAACCCTCCCACACAACGGAGGAAGCGGAATTGAATGGAGAAAATTACTACGAATGGGGCGTCGATGAAGCTGGCTATAAGCGGCAGAATGGTTTCTCACATGTCAGTGCCACCTCCGCCTAGAGGCACCCCGATCCGGCCTTTCGCAATGGCAACAAGGCGATCCTTGCGTGTTCACATGGCTCACCTGGAATATCGAACCTCGGTTGGTCGTGAGTGTTGAAATGTAGACGACGGAAACACATATGGGATGCGTTGGCTATCCCACGTATGGAGCGGAGGAGATAAACTCCAAATATGCGATACGCATATCAAAGCCGGCATGGTGAAACAGGGAAGCCAATCATTAGAGGAGACATGGAATTACCCTACGAGAAGATTTATGGATGTCGATAGATCGAAACGGACAAATCTTATGAAGTACCGGAGGACATGGAAATACATGATAATTGGATCCAGAGCAGCAGAGACTCTATCGTTTATTGCAATAGACGGCAAATATGAAACAACCCAAAGGagatagttaaaatggagccACTTCCCTCGGATGACCTTGCACACAATGCGTCAGGCAGAGAGACACGGTCTCGAAGTGTTACGATCAGGGGAAGCCGAACCCTTGAGAAGGCATCGGAGCGAGGACTTGTCGTCAGGAGGATCGCACCAACTAGAGCGTGGCTCCGGGGGCGGCGGCAATCGCGGTGGAGGAGGCGGTGCAGGCCAGTAGACGATGATGAAGACAAATCGAAGCTTATCTTGTTCTTATtgtaagaagaagaagcacaCGAAAGAATCGTGCTTCGATTGATCGGATTTCCCGATTGGTGGGAGGAGAAACACGCGAGCTCATCCGCACCGCGCCCCATCCGCGCCACCATGCGCTCACAGGACGCGGCGGCCACGGCGGCGCGCTCACTGCGGTTATCGGAGGGCAACCAAGAGACGGAGGAAATTACCACATCGCCACCGCCGAGGCGAAGCCGGGGAAGCTGCTCGGACTCGGGCGGCGACGGGGAGGCTGTCAGTCTTTGCTCGGCAGAGGCCGGGTCGGGCGGGGGAGCGCGACTTCGCCGGAGGAGCGGTGGTGTCCGGGTGTGGTCAGAGGAGGAATTTGGGGAGATGGAAGAAAACGGCGGGTAACGTAGGGTTTGTGGGTTCTTTGGTTAAGAACCCCAAACTTTACataaatcctatttttcacCCGGACATTCACAATAAATTACTTAGTGTACCCCATTTAATGCCTAATGACCCCTATTACTCTTGTGTTGTGCGAATGTCGACCTAGAACTAAGTAATTTCCCTATTAGTACCACTGATTGTGTGTAAAAATAGGTTTCGGCCCTAGAAAACAAGATTTTGGAATTGCATGTCGGGTGTCTAGTGGATATGAGAAAAGCGATAGATGGATATTTGATTGTGGGCGGCCCCGTACGATAACTTATGATGTAGCCCGAGATCTTACGGGGATTCAAAAGCCTCAAAAAATCCCATATTCGGACATTAATGGGGAATTTACAAAAGTTGAGGGGGCGGGAGCTGTGAAAATATCTCCTACCCTTCAATTATCTAAGCTGCCCAGCCCCATTCCTTCGATGTCTCGCCAAATTGTCTATTAGCCGTATCACACGAAGGAATTAAATTGCACCTTATTGATGCGACCTCATTCCTGTCCTGGCTGCCGGATATCAGAGACGGAAATAATTGGACGTGGCGAACGTGATGGATTGTACTATGTAGATGAGATAGCTCAAGGGACCGTCATGCTAACTCCGCAGATTACGCGATAGGAAGGCTTGGCTTTGGCATCGGCCGCTTGGGACATCCTTCATCGGTTacttaaaattattgtttcgATTTTGTTTCTAAACATGATGAGTATTGTGAAACTTGTTTGGCCAAAGCCACTTAGAACCTCTTATCCTTTGAATAATACTCGTGTTGATCTTCCTTTTTCATTAATTCACTCGATGTTTGGGGCCCAGCACCTTTTTGCGGGCGGGATCTTAGATCTTGCTTagttttgttgatattttttcatgacTTAGGTATATTTCATGAAACAAAAATGCAGAGGTTTACATATACATTTTCACACTTTTTTAACCTTATCAAAACTCGGTACGATCTTCTATAAAAATCTTGAGATCGGATAATGGAAGGGAATTCGTTAATTCGGCCgccaaaacaattttttcaagaaaatggtCGGTGCATCAAACTAGTTGTGCCTACACTCTGAACGAATGGTGTGAAGAAAAAATCGTTCCCTGCACAGAAATGACCCATTTTCCCCATGCTCATTGAATCAAAAGCCCCAAAACACTTCGGCCCAAAGCCATTGCCACACCGGCCCCCATCTCTTGAAACGAGATTACCTGAAGTATCTCGAAACACACCAAACGCCACTCCAAGCCCTATCCTCATCTTCACAAAATTCCACCACCTTTAACTCTTGAGCCGCGAGTCTTTGGGTGCTAGTTTTTGTTCATACCCCAAAACATGAACGAACCAAACTTTCTCCTTGTGCAATTAAGTGTGTCTTCGTGGAATATGGGATAAACCAAAGGGGTATAGGTGCTTTGATTAAAACGATTGAATGTTTGTTACGATGAA harbors:
- the LOC125220840 gene encoding cytochrome P450 76C2-like; amino-acid sequence: MTELIRNPSILRRQSRAQTILGQNKALLEELDISKLPYLQAVKETFATHPPGPFISRQKDGDEGEIGGHVVPRTRCFGQYMGHGEDSRIWGTPMRSSPRDS